A single Natrinema sp. HArc-T2 DNA region contains:
- a CDS encoding helix-turn-helix domain-containing protein translates to MSSDDADDHPVDDADEREESLEGPDDVVETELGRSPTVEELDQRIVDLLSWILDTETRAKIYVYLLANPGSTSEEVAKGTGLYPSTVREALAELHEEARVSREKRASEGAGNNPYEYTAIQPSDLVGDVVDQVQQELNTIFRLDRVLDRKSEHEPDALEETEPVTITVDDSAPTLGEGDADAETETDALEFDDEMEVESVDTETDEDDTAEEDG, encoded by the coding sequence ATGAGTTCCGACGACGCAGACGACCATCCGGTCGACGACGCTGACGAGAGAGAGGAATCGCTCGAGGGACCGGACGACGTCGTCGAGACCGAACTCGGCCGCAGTCCGACCGTCGAGGAACTCGACCAGCGGATCGTCGATCTGCTCTCGTGGATTCTGGACACGGAAACCCGGGCGAAAATCTACGTCTATCTGCTGGCCAATCCGGGCAGTACCTCCGAGGAGGTCGCGAAGGGGACTGGCCTCTACCCGAGTACGGTTCGCGAGGCACTCGCGGAACTCCACGAAGAAGCCCGCGTCAGCCGCGAAAAACGCGCCAGCGAGGGGGCCGGGAACAATCCCTACGAGTACACCGCGATCCAGCCAAGCGACCTCGTCGGCGATGTCGTCGATCAGGTTCAACAGGAATTAAACACCATCTTCAGGCTCGATCGTGTCCTCGACCGGAAAAGCGAACACGAACCGGACGCCCTCGAGGAAACGGAACCGGTGACGATCACCGTCGATGACAGCGCACCGACGCTCGGCGAGGGAGACGCGGACGCTGAGACCGAAACCGATGCGCTCGAGTTCGATGACGAGATGGAGGTCGAATCCGTCGACACGGAGACTGACGAGGACGATACCGCCGAAGAAGACGGCTAG
- the hcp gene encoding hydroxylamine reductase, whose protein sequence is MNCNQCEQTPEGGCTTVGVCGKEPDLNGLQDLVIYGLKGISAYATHARDMGYRDPDVDGFVHEALYSTLTNVNFSMDDHADLAMRAGDAAVDVMELLDEAHTQELGVPEPTTVPQNNVEGKSILVTGHDLYGLKRLLEQVEADDEQINVYTHSEMLPAHGYPALAKFDSLKGNVGGAWHDQRILFADFPGAIVGTTNCVQPPREEYRDRFFTTGLAGLEDVESVDGYDFEPVIETAKSLPAADWAQDGTVTTGYHHEPVLDQLDEIVEAVESGKLRRFFVVAGCDGPTPGRDYYRELVQMIPDDCVVLTTSCGKFRFNDLELGTVPGTEIPRYIDLGQCNNSISTVKIAAELADAFDCGVNDLPLSVVLSWFEQKAVAVLLGLLSLGVEDIRLGPTVPDFLTPELVELLNAEFGLQPIGEPEADLREMLDEPLPASSAAGRPADD, encoded by the coding sequence ATGAACTGCAACCAGTGTGAGCAGACCCCCGAGGGCGGCTGTACGACCGTTGGCGTCTGCGGGAAAGAGCCCGACCTCAACGGCCTTCAGGACCTGGTCATCTACGGTCTCAAAGGGATCTCCGCGTACGCGACCCATGCGCGGGATATGGGGTACCGTGATCCCGATGTCGACGGCTTCGTCCACGAAGCGCTGTACTCGACGCTGACGAACGTCAACTTCAGCATGGACGACCACGCCGACCTCGCGATGCGCGCCGGCGACGCCGCCGTCGACGTGATGGAACTGTTAGACGAGGCCCACACGCAGGAACTCGGCGTCCCCGAACCGACGACGGTACCACAGAATAACGTCGAGGGGAAATCGATTCTCGTCACGGGACACGACCTCTACGGCCTGAAGCGGCTCTTGGAACAGGTCGAAGCCGACGACGAGCAGATCAACGTCTACACCCACTCGGAGATGTTACCCGCCCACGGCTACCCCGCGCTCGCGAAGTTCGACAGCCTGAAAGGCAACGTCGGCGGGGCGTGGCACGACCAGCGCATCCTCTTTGCGGACTTCCCCGGTGCGATCGTCGGTACGACGAACTGCGTCCAACCGCCCCGAGAGGAGTATCGCGACCGGTTCTTCACGACCGGCCTCGCCGGCCTCGAGGACGTCGAGTCCGTCGACGGCTACGATTTCGAGCCGGTGATCGAGACCGCCAAATCGCTACCGGCGGCCGACTGGGCACAGGACGGAACCGTGACGACGGGGTATCACCACGAACCGGTCCTCGACCAGCTCGACGAGATCGTCGAGGCCGTCGAGTCCGGGAAGCTCCGCCGGTTCTTCGTCGTCGCTGGCTGTGACGGCCCGACGCCCGGCCGCGACTACTACCGCGAACTCGTCCAGATGATCCCCGACGACTGCGTCGTTCTCACGACCTCCTGTGGCAAGTTCCGGTTCAACGACCTCGAGCTGGGGACCGTTCCCGGCACCGAGATCCCGCGCTACATCGATCTCGGGCAGTGTAACAACTCGATCTCGACGGTGAAGATCGCGGCCGAACTCGCCGACGCGTTCGACTGTGGGGTCAACGACCTGCCGCTGTCGGTCGTCCTCTCGTGGTTCGAGCAGAAAGCCGTCGCCGTCCTGCTGGGCCTGCTCAGCCTCGGCGTCGAGGACATCCGTCTCGGCCCGACGGTGCCCGACTTCCTCACCCCCGAACTCGTCGAGTTACTCAACGCCGAGTTCGGGCTCCAGCCGATCGGCGAACCGGAAGCCGACCTCCGGGAGATGCTCGACGAGCCGCTGCCTGCATCCTCGGCGGCTGGGCGACCGGCCGACGACTGA
- a CDS encoding glutamate--cysteine ligase, whose translation MERGSRDAFTRMGTLGIEEECFVVDEAGRPTSGTDDLVYEYDPPEILEGRLDHELFKFVIETQTPLIEDLDDARESLLAIRQALVDHAEAHGYRIAAAGLHPLAKWQELEHAEKPRYQAQLDRIQYPQHRNTTAGVHVHVGVDDADKAVWIANELRWYVPIMLALSANSPYWNGFDTGLQSARAKIFEALPNTGMPTYFEDFEDFDRFERLMLETDSINDRGELWYDVRPHTEHGTVELRTPDGQADPDVVMAFVEYAHALVEALAEEYEDGTSGHQHRRELLDENKWRAIRYGQDASFIDRDLEGTVDLGDLVDRECERLGIDGIKQVYERESGAQRQRRLFEAEGPDALCESLFLQTE comes from the coding sequence ATGGAACGCGGGTCGCGAGACGCGTTTACGCGCATGGGAACGCTGGGAATCGAAGAGGAGTGTTTCGTCGTCGACGAGGCCGGCCGGCCCACCAGCGGGACCGACGACCTCGTCTACGAGTACGACCCGCCCGAGATCCTCGAGGGGCGGCTCGATCACGAACTCTTTAAATTCGTCATCGAAACCCAGACGCCGCTGATCGAGGATCTCGACGACGCCCGCGAGTCGCTGCTCGCGATCCGCCAGGCGTTAGTCGACCACGCCGAGGCCCACGGCTACCGGATCGCCGCCGCGGGCCTCCACCCGCTCGCGAAGTGGCAGGAACTCGAGCACGCCGAGAAACCCCGCTATCAGGCGCAACTCGACCGCATTCAGTACCCACAACATCGAAACACGACCGCGGGCGTCCACGTCCACGTCGGCGTCGACGACGCCGACAAGGCGGTCTGGATCGCCAACGAACTGCGGTGGTACGTCCCGATCATGCTTGCGCTCTCTGCCAATTCACCCTACTGGAACGGGTTCGACACCGGGCTCCAGTCCGCGCGTGCGAAGATCTTCGAGGCGCTGCCGAACACGGGGATGCCGACCTACTTCGAGGATTTCGAGGACTTCGATCGCTTCGAGCGGCTGATGCTCGAGACCGACTCGATCAACGATCGGGGCGAACTCTGGTACGACGTGCGGCCCCACACCGAACACGGCACGGTCGAACTGCGGACGCCGGATGGACAGGCCGACCCCGACGTCGTCATGGCGTTCGTCGAGTACGCCCATGCGCTCGTCGAGGCGCTCGCTGAGGAGTACGAGGACGGAACCAGCGGCCACCAGCACCGCCGGGAACTGCTCGACGAGAACAAGTGGCGGGCCATCCGCTACGGCCAGGACGCGTCGTTTATCGACCGCGATCTCGAGGGCACTGTGGACCTCGGCGACCTCGTCGACCGCGAGTGCGAACGGCTCGGTATCGACGGGATCAAACAGGTCTACGAGCGCGAAAGCGGTGCGCAACGACAGCGACGACTGTTCGAAGCGGAGGGGCCAGACGCGCTGTGTGAGTCGCTGTTCCTGCAGACCGAGTGA
- a CDS encoding M24 family metallopeptidase → MDKRERLEAYLESHDLDSVWFARPNSFAWLTGGTNVVDREGDSGVAAVGYDGTDVTLVANNIEADRIVSEEVPDLDVDELVVEDFPWHASSLDEAVAEHVGSDERAAIDIALSGFERVDPTPLRQPLTERDRERYRELGRQTAAAVEAVCRELQSGDTEHEVASALRVALSARDIEAPVVLVGGATRAQQYRHYTPTEAELGEYALVSVTAERAGLHASCTRTVAFDPPAWLEERHEAAARVEATALAATQDAATSSDSAGDVFTAIQQAYDAVGYEGEWEHHHQGGAAGFAGREWIATPDHDAPVEAPMAYAWNPTVQGAKSEGTALVTDDDIEVLTATGRWPTTSVSAVDRDLELERPAVLELEP, encoded by the coding sequence ATGGACAAACGCGAGCGCCTCGAGGCCTACCTCGAGTCTCACGACCTCGATTCGGTCTGGTTCGCCCGGCCGAACTCGTTTGCATGGCTGACCGGCGGGACCAACGTCGTCGACCGCGAGGGCGACAGCGGCGTCGCTGCGGTCGGCTACGACGGGACCGACGTAACCCTCGTGGCGAACAACATCGAAGCCGATCGGATCGTGAGCGAGGAAGTGCCTGATCTAGACGTCGACGAACTCGTGGTCGAAGACTTCCCCTGGCACGCGTCGTCGCTGGACGAGGCCGTCGCCGAACACGTCGGCAGCGACGAGCGAGCAGCGATCGACATCGCTCTCTCCGGGTTCGAACGCGTCGATCCGACGCCGCTGCGCCAGCCGCTGACCGAGCGCGATCGCGAGCGATACCGCGAGCTTGGCAGGCAGACAGCCGCGGCCGTCGAAGCCGTCTGTCGCGAACTCCAGTCCGGTGACACGGAACACGAGGTAGCCTCGGCCCTGCGAGTCGCGCTGTCGGCCCGCGACATCGAGGCCCCGGTCGTCCTCGTCGGCGGCGCAACCCGGGCCCAGCAGTATCGCCACTACACGCCGACCGAGGCCGAACTGGGCGAGTACGCGCTCGTCTCCGTCACCGCCGAACGGGCCGGCCTCCACGCGAGCTGTACCCGTACCGTCGCGTTCGACCCGCCCGCGTGGCTCGAGGAACGCCACGAAGCCGCGGCCCGCGTGGAGGCGACGGCACTTGCGGCGACGCAGGACGCTGCAACTAGTAGTGACTCTGCTGGCGATGTCTTCACTGCGATCCAGCAGGCCTACGACGCGGTGGGCTACGAAGGCGAGTGGGAGCACCACCATCAGGGCGGGGCCGCCGGCTTCGCTGGCCGCGAGTGGATCGCCACGCCGGACCACGATGCGCCGGTCGAAGCGCCGATGGCGTATGCGTGGAATCCGACGGTGCAGGGCGCAAAAAGTGAGGGGACTGCGCTCGTTACCGACGACGATATCGAAGTGCTGACGGCGACAGGACGGTGGCCGACGACGTCCGTCTCGGCAGTCGATCGAGATCTCGAGCTGGAACGACCCGCCGTGCTCGAACTCGAGCCGTAA
- a CDS encoding NOP5/NOP56 family protein: MNTTDGWFADVDRDDPDAMATAVREGRADEPRDWPTLALEAGFADDEDDYYDAVREATTAATRAAVTERERADDRQLVHAVRAMDDCNRTANELAERLAEWAGTVDPDAGTGVAYARELARGEPDDALEEPAVRSLAGRVADLADEADDLREFIQRQTPAVAPNLAALADPVLAARLISLAGGLEQLAKKPSGTVQVLGAEDALFAHLRGHAPSPKHGIIYTHDAVRGTHPDDRGSAARAVAGKLAIAARVDHYSGELKPELEAELAERIETIQARTTGDDGGADDE, encoded by the coding sequence ATGAATACGACGGACGGATGGTTCGCGGACGTTGACCGCGACGATCCCGACGCGATGGCGACTGCGGTCCGGGAGGGCCGCGCCGACGAGCCCCGCGACTGGCCGACTCTCGCGCTCGAGGCCGGATTCGCGGACGACGAGGACGACTACTACGACGCCGTCCGCGAGGCGACGACGGCAGCCACGCGGGCAGCAGTGACTGAACGCGAGCGGGCCGACGACCGTCAGCTCGTCCACGCGGTGCGCGCGATGGACGACTGCAACCGGACGGCGAACGAACTCGCCGAACGGCTGGCCGAGTGGGCCGGCACCGTCGACCCAGATGCGGGCACCGGCGTCGCGTACGCCCGCGAACTGGCACGCGGTGAACCAGACGACGCGCTCGAGGAACCCGCAGTTCGCTCGCTCGCCGGACGCGTCGCCGACCTCGCCGACGAGGCGGACGACCTCCGAGAGTTCATCCAACGCCAGACACCTGCCGTCGCGCCGAACCTCGCGGCACTTGCCGATCCAGTCCTCGCGGCACGACTGATCTCGCTGGCCGGCGGCCTCGAGCAACTCGCGAAGAAACCAAGCGGCACGGTTCAGGTGCTCGGCGCGGAAGACGCCCTGTTCGCCCACCTGCGGGGCCACGCTCCCTCGCCCAAACACGGGATCATCTACACCCACGACGCGGTCCGGGGTACCCATCCCGACGACCGGGGCTCTGCAGCGCGTGCGGTCGCCGGCAAACTCGCCATCGCCGCCCGGGTCGACCACTACTCGGGTGAGCTGAAGCCCGAACTCGAGGCCGAACTCGCGGAGCGAATCGAGACGATTCAGGCGCGGACGACGGGCGACGATGGAGGTGCTGACGATGAGTGA
- a CDS encoding fibrillarin-like rRNA/tRNA 2'-O-methyltransferase — translation MSDLPTGVERHTFDGTDRLATRGEPVYGEPTDGEWRAWNPNRSKLGAMLDLEMDTGLAGGETVLYLGAASGTTVSHVADFAGPTYAVEFAARPARDLLEAAESRPQLFPLLKDARKPETYAHVVESDVDVIIQDVATRGQARVALENRRFLADDGRLLLAVKARSEDVTREPSAVFADVREELSEGYDILETERLEAYHADHLGVVARPR, via the coding sequence ATGAGTGACCTCCCAACCGGCGTCGAGCGCCACACGTTCGACGGCACCGACCGGCTCGCGACCCGCGGCGAACCGGTCTACGGCGAGCCCACCGATGGGGAATGGCGAGCCTGGAACCCCAATCGGTCGAAACTCGGCGCGATGCTCGACCTCGAGATGGACACCGGTCTCGCGGGCGGTGAAACCGTCCTCTATCTCGGCGCGGCAAGCGGGACGACGGTGAGCCACGTCGCTGACTTCGCCGGTCCGACCTACGCTGTCGAGTTCGCCGCGCGGCCGGCCCGTGATTTACTCGAGGCCGCCGAGAGCCGTCCGCAACTCTTTCCGCTGCTGAAAGACGCCCGGAAACCCGAGACCTACGCCCACGTCGTCGAGTCGGACGTCGATGTCATCATACAGGACGTGGCGACGCGCGGGCAGGCTCGCGTGGCACTCGAGAACCGGCGCTTCCTGGCCGACGATGGCCGACTGCTATTGGCGGTGAAAGCGAGGAGTGAGGACGTGACCCGCGAGCCGTCGGCTGTCTTCGCAGACGTGCGCGAGGAACTGTCCGAGGGGTACGATATTCTAGAGACTGAACGACTCGAGGCGTATCACGCGGACCACCTCGGAGTCGTCGCGCGACCGCGATAG
- a CDS encoding FAD-binding and (Fe-S)-binding domain-containing protein produces MAAEDSVEATVDEQDRQRHQPRLETDQNETSEMLATALRAACDGDVRFDEYTRVLYATDGSIYSAQPAGVVFPRDVDDVRTAVRVAAAHDAPVLPRGAGTSLAGQTVGPGCVVLDLSRHMDEIQAIDPNEQTAVVQPGVVQDHLDDALEPYGLRFAPDPASSNRATIGGGIGNNSTGAHSVRYGITDAYVEECEVVLADGSLIHTRDIVLDSPEWDRIVSKDDREADLYRTVRALVEDNADEIESRYPELKRSVSGYNLQKVIRTDSEGNRIINLSKLLVGAEGTLGVVVEATLSLVTRPDETALAVCCYDDLLEALAAVPEALAREASAVELMDDEVFRLAADSAEYAEYAEPIPEGTEAALMLEFDSEVVDDLSAAVDAATTTLVDEGAAFGSLEAFTSEKQDRLWKLRKAAIPLLMSMEGDPKPYPFVEDASVPPEELAEYVAGFQKILERHDTTAAYFAHAGVGTLHIRPVLNLKDGDDVETMRAIADDVTDLVAEHNGSFSGEHGDGLARTAFNPKLYGPQLWDAFKQLKSAFDPDWRLNPGKVVYRDENPTDIRDNLRYGPDYATLEPRTTLDFDDEGDFSQLVELCNGCGTCRQTGSDVMCPTYRATEEEIATTRGRANLLRAAISGEIDPDELYGERFQSEVLDLCIGCKGCQSDCPTGVDLAKLKAEVKHQYHDREGTSLRERLFANVDRLAALGSTVAPLANHATDLPGARTALEKTVGIAADRTLPTFQRETLVDWYGERGPQIDAETATAGVVLYPDTDTNYSNPAVGKAAVDVLEAANVRVAIPELGPTGRAAYSQGLLEVAADQGRALLDDLEPYLERGWAVLFVEPSDAAMVVDEYRSLLDDERVETLAANAFGVCEFVDDRRLDAEVSFDEAVTAEAPLTFHGHCHQKARGADHHAVGVLRRAGYAVDPVDSGCCGMAGSFGYEADHYDLSRAIGSILRDQLEERQHPDHSETTIVAPGTSCRTQIGDFEGYDRPTHPVELLARALEG; encoded by the coding sequence ATGGCCGCCGAGGACAGCGTCGAGGCGACGGTCGACGAGCAGGATCGGCAGCGACACCAGCCACGGCTCGAGACGGACCAGAACGAGACGAGCGAGATGCTCGCAACCGCCCTTCGTGCCGCCTGCGATGGGGACGTGCGCTTCGACGAGTATACGCGCGTGCTCTACGCGACCGACGGCAGCATCTACAGCGCACAACCCGCCGGCGTCGTCTTCCCGCGGGATGTCGACGACGTCCGCACAGCGGTCCGCGTCGCAGCCGCCCACGACGCACCGGTGCTCCCGCGGGGGGCTGGCACGTCGCTTGCCGGCCAGACCGTCGGCCCGGGCTGTGTCGTTCTCGACCTCTCTCGGCATATGGACGAGATCCAAGCGATCGATCCGAACGAGCAGACCGCCGTGGTCCAGCCAGGCGTCGTGCAGGACCATCTCGACGATGCGCTCGAGCCGTACGGCCTCCGCTTTGCGCCGGATCCGGCCTCGTCGAACCGGGCGACGATCGGCGGCGGGATCGGTAACAATTCGACGGGCGCACACTCGGTTCGATACGGCATCACGGACGCCTACGTCGAGGAGTGCGAGGTCGTCCTCGCCGATGGCTCACTGATCCACACGCGAGATATCGTCCTCGACAGTCCGGAGTGGGATCGCATCGTTTCGAAAGACGACCGCGAAGCCGACCTCTACCGGACGGTTCGGGCGCTGGTCGAGGACAACGCCGACGAAATCGAGTCACGCTATCCCGAGCTCAAACGTAGCGTCAGCGGCTATAATCTACAAAAAGTGATCCGAACGGATAGCGAAGGGAATCGGATCATCAACCTCTCGAAACTGCTCGTCGGTGCCGAAGGCACGCTCGGCGTCGTCGTCGAGGCGACGCTCTCGCTCGTTACCCGCCCCGACGAGACTGCGCTCGCGGTCTGTTGTTACGACGACCTGCTCGAGGCGCTTGCTGCCGTCCCCGAGGCGCTCGCACGCGAGGCAAGCGCGGTCGAACTCATGGACGACGAGGTGTTCCGGCTGGCCGCTGACTCGGCGGAGTACGCCGAATACGCGGAGCCGATTCCCGAGGGGACTGAAGCGGCGCTGATGCTCGAGTTCGATTCGGAAGTCGTCGACGACCTGTCGGCGGCGGTCGACGCGGCGACGACAACCCTCGTAGACGAGGGCGCGGCGTTTGGATCGCTCGAGGCCTTCACCTCCGAGAAACAGGACCGACTCTGGAAGCTCCGGAAAGCTGCCATCCCGCTGTTGATGAGCATGGAAGGCGATCCGAAACCGTACCCCTTCGTCGAGGATGCCTCCGTCCCACCCGAAGAGCTCGCGGAGTACGTCGCGGGCTTCCAGAAGATCCTCGAGCGCCACGACACGACGGCGGCCTACTTCGCCCACGCGGGCGTCGGCACGCTGCACATTCGACCGGTTCTCAATCTGAAAGACGGCGACGATGTCGAGACGATGCGTGCCATCGCCGACGATGTCACCGACCTCGTCGCCGAACACAACGGCTCGTTTTCTGGCGAGCATGGCGACGGCCTCGCGCGGACGGCGTTCAATCCAAAGCTGTACGGTCCCCAACTCTGGGATGCGTTCAAGCAACTCAAATCGGCGTTCGACCCGGACTGGCGGCTGAATCCCGGGAAGGTCGTCTACCGTGATGAAAATCCGACCGACATCCGCGACAACCTCCGATACGGGCCGGACTACGCCACCCTCGAGCCGCGAACGACGCTCGACTTCGACGACGAGGGCGACTTCTCGCAGCTCGTCGAACTCTGTAACGGCTGTGGGACCTGCCGGCAGACCGGCAGCGACGTGATGTGTCCCACGTATCGAGCGACCGAAGAGGAGATCGCGACCACGCGGGGCCGTGCGAACCTGCTGCGGGCGGCGATCAGCGGCGAGATCGACCCCGACGAACTCTACGGCGAGCGGTTCCAATCGGAGGTGCTCGACCTCTGTATCGGCTGCAAGGGCTGTCAGAGCGACTGTCCCACCGGTGTCGATCTCGCGAAACTCAAAGCCGAAGTCAAACACCAGTACCACGACCGCGAGGGGACGAGCCTCCGGGAACGGCTGTTCGCGAACGTCGATCGGCTGGCGGCGCTTGGCAGTACGGTCGCGCCGCTTGCAAACCACGCAACGGACTTGCCGGGGGCACGGACCGCTCTCGAGAAAACAGTTGGAATCGCGGCCGATCGGACGCTGCCGACGTTCCAGCGGGAAACGCTGGTCGACTGGTACGGGGAGCGTGGACCCCAGATCGATGCGGAAACGGCAACCGCGGGGGTCGTTCTCTACCCGGACACGGACACCAACTATTCGAATCCGGCAGTCGGGAAGGCAGCCGTCGACGTGCTCGAGGCCGCGAACGTCCGCGTCGCCATCCCCGAGCTCGGCCCGACCGGTCGCGCAGCCTACTCCCAGGGACTGCTCGAGGTCGCTGCCGATCAGGGCCGGGCATTGCTCGACGACCTCGAGCCGTATCTCGAGCGCGGCTGGGCGGTCCTGTTCGTCGAACCCTCAGACGCGGCGATGGTCGTCGACGAGTACCGCTCGCTGCTCGACGACGAGCGCGTCGAGACGCTCGCCGCGAACGCCTTCGGCGTCTGTGAGTTCGTCGACGACCGCAGACTGGACGCAGAGGTGTCGTTCGACGAGGCCGTGACAGCGGAGGCCCCGCTCACGTTTCACGGCCACTGCCACCAGAAGGCCCGCGGCGCTGACCACCACGCCGTCGGCGTGCTCCGACGGGCGGGCTACGCCGTCGACCCCGTCGACTCGGGCTGCTGTGGCATGGCCGGCAGTTTCGGCTACGAAGCCGACCACTACGACCTCTCGCGGGCGATCGGCTCGATACTGCGAGACCAACTCGAGGAGCGCCAGCACCCGGACCACAGCGAGACGACGATCGTCGCCCCCGGCACCTCCTGTCGGACACAGATCGGCGATTTTGAAGGCTACGACCGGCCCACGCATCCCGTCGAATTGCTCGCACGCGCCCTCGAGGGGTAG